In Selenomonas sp. TAMA-11512, a genomic segment contains:
- a CDS encoding RsmE family RNA methyltransferase: protein MRRLFLDTPLADTMRVTGDDAHHLTRVLRAKIGERVRVRAMDGRLAEAEIAGFEEDAVRLSLLFEEEAEEERGERVLIISLLKGDKLDLVVQKATELGITRILPVVTAHAVVRYDAAKAEKKRGKWQKIAVEAAKQCGRVSLPTVEDIRPMEEALRLCGEMDMRLFFYEADEEHDVKSVLRASVKGGERAGSVAFLIGPEGGFSAAEAEQVMDAGFTPVTFGRNILRAETAAIAACAVVQYEWM from the coding sequence ATGCGAAGACTATTCCTGGATACACCCCTGGCGGATACGATGCGCGTCACGGGCGACGACGCGCATCATCTCACGCGCGTGCTGCGGGCGAAAATCGGCGAGCGTGTGCGTGTCCGCGCTATGGACGGACGCCTTGCCGAAGCCGAGATCGCGGGATTCGAGGAGGACGCTGTCCGGCTCTCCCTGCTCTTTGAGGAAGAGGCGGAGGAGGAGCGGGGCGAGCGCGTACTCATCATCTCGCTTCTGAAGGGAGACAAGCTCGATCTTGTCGTCCAAAAGGCGACCGAGCTCGGCATCACGCGCATCCTTCCCGTTGTGACGGCGCATGCCGTCGTCCGATACGACGCGGCAAAGGCGGAGAAAAAGCGCGGGAAGTGGCAGAAGATCGCCGTCGAGGCCGCCAAGCAGTGCGGCAGAGTCTCCCTCCCGACGGTGGAGGATATCCGGCCGATGGAAGAGGCTCTGCGGCTCTGCGGTGAGATGGATATGCGTCTCTTCTTCTACGAGGCGGACGAAGAGCACGACGTCAAGAGCGTCCTGCGCGCGTCTGTGAAAGGGGGAGAGCGTGCCGGCTCCGTGGCTTTCCTCATCGGGCCCGAGGGCGGTTTTTCCGCCGCCGAGGCGGAGCAGGTCATGGATGCCGGCTTCACTCCCGTCACGTTCGGCAGAAACATCCTCCGCGCGGAGACGGCGGCGATTGCCGCCTGCGCCGTCGTGCAGTACGAGTGGATGTAG
- a CDS encoding nuclear transport factor 2 family protein, which produces MTVRSGNEAIVEEAVRFYVKTVINADDRLASNIWQDGPKTTMIHPRGEDIGWDAIRQHFYIDRLQKLYTERNFTIENLDIECYSKHAVVTFTWHLTGKLRSDGTEVEHHGRTSQIYRHRSTGRWEIIHTHVSGMPIASERQSI; this is translated from the coding sequence ATGACTGTTCGTTCCGGTAATGAAGCCATTGTCGAAGAAGCTGTACGCTTTTATGTAAAGACGGTCATCAATGCGGACGACCGACTCGCCAGCAACATTTGGCAGGACGGCCCGAAGACGACCATGATCCATCCGCGCGGTGAGGATATCGGATGGGATGCCATCCGCCAGCACTTCTACATCGATCGCCTGCAGAAGCTCTACACGGAGCGCAACTTCACGATCGAGAATCTCGACATCGAATGCTACTCCAAGCACGCTGTCGTGACATTTACGTGGCATCTCACGGGCAAGCTGCGTTCCGACGGAACCGAAGTTGAACATCACGGCCGCACGAGCCAGATCTATCGCCACCGCTCGACAGGCCGCTGGGAAATCATACACACGCATGTCTCCGGCATGCCCATTGCATCCGAAAGGCAGAGCATCTGA
- a CDS encoding cell division FtsA domain-containing protein codes for MPKKKPDAQASPDMMMSLDETLIASYEESIAETAEKDVPHAEEVADSPKKASRADASSKRTAKPKAKTASAKKSASKKAGAAKHPAKADASGVNDTGSKENGRIKLHGEPVFALDIGTRSVIGIVAEKTDSHMMRILATVRREHKTRAMLDGQIHDVPQVADIIREVKNELIERVGPLTGASVAAAGRALYTMTAETEAELGGIVTDEEQRALDFAGVQAAQAKLATSKIMDDPSRYYCVGYSTIQYTLDGVPLKSLIGQRGKLAKATVIATFLPRQVIDSMQSALRDVQLDMRALTLEPIAAINVLIPPTMRHLNLALVDIGAGTSDVAITKNGSIVAYGMVPLAGDEITEAISQRYLLDFNVAEHVKRSASAGQAVKFTDILGSDYELSAADVISPVMPNIQSLADAIAKQILELNGDSPQAVMLVGGGAQTPALSALVAKALSIPENRVSVRHPDAVEGVESIPLELQTPDAVTPLGILKIASINLLHFLSVYVNDEEINLFNFRDLTVSDALLNAGIQLKKFNGKPGLGLMVTVNEEKKFFPGTLPSMARVLMDGEDTTLDTVVKEGARITVVAGDDGTTPEITLAEVLTVAPEFKLYINGREKRIRQGAVINGTPAEPGTLLKDGDVIESKEPRSLGEALNIAGYPPAGRKISYTLNGVPSHYTLKPEIILNDAPAILSMPIHEGDHVEYQTADEPQLSEVLDLKELQTFVRIIYNEQEFEIPSASLTLTVNGHKASPGTYLEDGADVRYDLEERKATTVNEALLAVGFEPPPATSRVTVSIFVNRRPAIFTDPVKNGDRLDIVIKPITQQSGLNDKGGATPGWLKQTAPIPSASSVIKSTSSAAGTGTTETQSAALSSPARPEKDTQAAAPKSRAAAWTAASSDTAAPPTESAPRLSDVSSSASSAPAGSAPKEGYPKTVSWGGIPHDYSNRR; via the coding sequence ATGCCAAAGAAAAAACCGGATGCGCAGGCATCCCCTGACATGATGATGTCGCTGGACGAGACGCTCATCGCCTCATACGAAGAGTCTATTGCGGAGACCGCGGAAAAGGATGTACCGCACGCAGAAGAGGTGGCTGACTCGCCAAAGAAGGCGAGCCGCGCAGACGCTTCATCGAAGCGCACGGCAAAGCCCAAAGCGAAGACCGCGTCCGCGAAGAAATCCGCATCCAAAAAGGCGGGCGCGGCGAAGCATCCGGCAAAGGCGGACGCCTCCGGTGTGAACGACACCGGCTCGAAGGAAAACGGCCGCATCAAGCTCCATGGCGAGCCTGTCTTTGCTCTCGACATCGGCACGCGAAGCGTCATTGGCATCGTCGCCGAGAAGACGGACAGCCACATGATGCGCATTCTCGCCACGGTGCGGCGCGAGCATAAGACGCGCGCCATGCTGGACGGTCAGATACACGATGTCCCGCAAGTCGCCGACATCATCCGCGAGGTCAAAAATGAACTCATCGAGCGCGTCGGTCCCCTCACCGGTGCTTCCGTCGCGGCAGCCGGCCGCGCGCTCTACACCATGACCGCCGAGACGGAGGCGGAGCTGGGCGGCATCGTGACCGATGAGGAGCAGCGCGCGCTGGACTTCGCCGGCGTGCAGGCGGCGCAGGCAAAGCTCGCCACGTCCAAGATCATGGACGACCCGTCCCGCTACTACTGCGTCGGCTACAGCACCATTCAGTACACACTCGACGGCGTCCCCCTCAAGAGCCTCATCGGACAGCGGGGCAAGCTCGCGAAGGCGACGGTCATCGCGACCTTTCTGCCCCGGCAGGTCATCGACTCCATGCAGTCCGCGCTGCGCGACGTTCAGCTCGATATGCGTGCGCTCACGCTGGAGCCGATTGCCGCCATCAACGTCCTCATCCCTCCGACCATGCGCCATCTGAACCTGGCGCTCGTGGACATCGGCGCGGGCACTTCGGATGTCGCCATTACGAAGAACGGCTCCATCGTCGCCTACGGCATGGTGCCGCTCGCGGGCGATGAAATTACGGAGGCCATCAGCCAGCGCTACCTGCTTGACTTCAATGTCGCCGAGCACGTGAAGCGCAGCGCTTCCGCCGGGCAGGCCGTGAAGTTCACCGATATTCTGGGCAGCGACTACGAGCTCTCCGCGGCCGATGTCATCAGCCCCGTCATGCCGAACATTCAATCCCTCGCGGACGCCATCGCGAAGCAGATTCTCGAGCTCAATGGCGATTCCCCGCAGGCGGTCATGCTCGTCGGCGGCGGCGCGCAGACCCCGGCGCTTTCGGCACTCGTCGCCAAGGCGCTTTCCATCCCGGAAAACCGCGTCTCCGTCCGCCATCCGGATGCCGTGGAGGGCGTGGAGAGCATTCCTCTTGAGCTGCAGACACCCGATGCCGTCACGCCGCTCGGCATCTTGAAGATCGCGTCCATCAACCTGCTCCACTTCCTGTCCGTCTACGTCAACGACGAGGAAATCAACCTCTTCAACTTCCGCGATCTCACCGTCTCCGACGCGCTTCTGAACGCCGGCATCCAGCTGAAGAAGTTCAACGGCAAGCCGGGGCTCGGGCTCATGGTCACGGTCAATGAGGAGAAGAAGTTCTTCCCCGGGACGCTCCCCTCGATGGCGCGCGTTCTCATGGACGGCGAGGACACGACGCTCGACACGGTCGTCAAGGAAGGCGCGCGCATCACCGTCGTGGCCGGCGACGACGGCACGACACCCGAGATCACCCTTGCCGAGGTGCTGACCGTCGCTCCCGAATTCAAGCTCTACATCAACGGCCGCGAGAAGCGCATCCGGCAGGGCGCCGTCATCAACGGCACGCCCGCGGAGCCCGGCACACTCCTGAAGGACGGCGATGTCATCGAGAGCAAGGAGCCGCGCTCCCTCGGCGAAGCGCTCAACATCGCCGGCTATCCGCCCGCCGGACGCAAGATCAGCTACACGCTAAACGGCGTTCCTTCGCATTATACGCTGAAGCCGGAAATCATCCTGAACGACGCTCCCGCCATCCTCTCCATGCCCATCCACGAGGGAGACCATGTCGAATATCAGACAGCCGACGAGCCGCAGCTCTCCGAGGTGCTGGATCTGAAGGAGCTCCAGACCTTCGTCCGCATCATCTACAACGAGCAGGAGTTTGAGATTCCGTCCGCATCGCTTACCCTGACGGTCAACGGACACAAGGCGTCGCCGGGAACGTATCTCGAAGACGGCGCGGATGTGCGCTACGATCTCGAAGAGCGGAAGGCGACGACGGTCAACGAAGCGCTGCTCGCCGTCGGCTTTGAACCGCCGCCCGCGACGAGCCGCGTCACCGTCTCCATCTTTGTGAATCGTCGTCCCGCCATCTTCACCGACCCGGTCAAAAACGGCGACCGCCTCGATATCGTCATCAAGCCCATTACACAGCAAAGCGGTCTTAACGACAAGGGCGGCGCGACGCCCGGCTGGCTGAAGCAGACGGCGCCGATTCCCTCGGCTTCCTCCGTCATCAAGAGCACGTCCAGCGCCGCGGGGACGGGTACGACGGAAACGCAGAGCGCGGCACTGTCATCGCCCGCACGACCGGAGAAAGACACACAAGCAGCTGCTCCCAAGAGCCGCGCCGCCGCATGGACGGCCGCATCTTCCGACACAGCTGCACCGCCGACAGAGAGCGCGCCGCGGCTGTCCGATGTGTCGTCTTCGGCATCTTCCGCTCCCGCCGGCTCCGCGCCTAAGGAAGGATATCCCAAGACGGTCTCCTGGGGCGGCATCCCGCACGACTATTCCAATCGCCGATAA
- the hemL gene encoding glutamate-1-semialdehyde 2,1-aminomutase: MSLNLSKSEAAFEAAKELMPGGVNSPVRSYRSMGSTPPFIARAKGSRIYDIDGNEYIDYVGSWGPMVVGHAHPEVVQAIQEAATRGTSYGAPTLIESELAELVMKIYPSVERIRMVNSGTEATMSALRLARGYTGREKIVKFIGCYHGHSDSLLVKAGSGLATFGVPDSPGVTAGVAKDTITVPYNDVEAITKVMEEQGDAIAAVIIEPVAGNMGCIPPKQGYLQKLRELTQQHGALLIFDEVMCGFRASLGGAASAYGIRADITCLGKIIGGGLPVAAYGGKAEIMDCVSPAGPVYQAGTLSGNPLAMTAGITTLSILMREEEGQPDKSRQLTLKTKDVVMGWTAAAKEAGVKIQAHQAGSMFGIFFAEHEVCDYETAAAADQEAFKIWFHAMLEQGIYLAPSQFETIFMSLAHSDEDIEKTIAAAGAAFRKVRESRR; the protein is encoded by the coding sequence ATGAGTCTGAATCTCAGTAAATCGGAAGCCGCGTTTGAAGCTGCGAAGGAGCTGATGCCGGGCGGCGTCAACAGCCCCGTGCGCTCGTATCGGAGTATGGGGAGCACGCCGCCGTTCATCGCGCGCGCGAAGGGCAGCCGCATCTATGATATAGACGGCAACGAGTACATCGACTACGTCGGCTCGTGGGGGCCGATGGTCGTCGGACATGCGCATCCCGAGGTCGTGCAGGCGATTCAGGAAGCGGCGACGCGCGGCACGAGCTACGGCGCGCCGACGCTTATCGAGAGCGAGCTCGCCGAGCTCGTCATGAAGATCTACCCCTCCGTGGAGCGCATCCGCATGGTCAACTCCGGCACCGAGGCGACGATGAGCGCTCTGCGCCTCGCGCGCGGCTATACGGGGCGCGAGAAGATCGTCAAGTTCATCGGCTGCTATCACGGGCACAGCGACAGCCTGCTCGTCAAAGCGGGCTCCGGACTGGCGACGTTCGGCGTGCCGGACAGCCCGGGCGTCACCGCCGGTGTCGCGAAGGATACGATCACCGTTCCCTACAACGATGTCGAGGCGATCACGAAGGTAATGGAAGAGCAGGGCGATGCGATTGCCGCCGTCATCATCGAGCCGGTGGCGGGCAATATGGGCTGCATTCCGCCGAAGCAGGGCTACCTCCAAAAGCTGCGCGAGCTCACGCAGCAGCACGGCGCACTGCTCATCTTCGACGAGGTCATGTGCGGCTTCCGGGCGTCCCTGGGCGGCGCCGCATCGGCGTACGGCATCCGGGCGGATATCACGTGCCTCGGGAAGATCATCGGCGGCGGTCTGCCCGTAGCCGCTTACGGCGGCAAGGCGGAGATCATGGACTGCGTCTCGCCCGCGGGCCCCGTTTATCAGGCGGGAACGCTCTCCGGCAATCCACTCGCCATGACGGCGGGCATCACGACGCTCAGCATTCTCATGCGGGAAGAAGAGGGACAGCCCGACAAGAGCCGACAACTGACGCTTAAGACAAAGGATGTTGTCATGGGATGGACGGCAGCGGCGAAGGAGGCGGGTGTCAAGATACAGGCACATCAGGCGGGATCAATGTTCGGCATCTTCTTCGCCGAGCATGAGGTCTGTGACTACGAAACGGCGGCGGCGGCGGATCAGGAGGCGTTCAAAATCTGGTTCCACGCCATGCTCGAGCAGGGCATCTATCTCGCTCCTTCGCAGTTCGAGACCATATTTATGTCGCTCGCGCACAGCGATGAGGACATAGAGAAGACGATTGCCGCGGCAGGCGCTGCGTTCCGAAAGGTGCGGGAGAGCCGGCGGTAA